One window from the genome of Myxococcota bacterium encodes:
- a CDS encoding acyl carrier protein: protein MDHEALTQLVAETFGIAPDRVRDELAYESIPEWDSLNHVNLMLALEQRTGRSIDEDTMVELTTVAAIREFVAR, encoded by the coding sequence CTCGTCGCCGAGACGTTCGGCATCGCGCCCGACCGCGTGCGCGACGAGCTCGCCTACGAATCGATCCCCGAGTGGGACTCGCTCAACCACGTGAACCTCATGCTCGCGCTCGAGCAGCGCACCGGCCGCTCGATCGACGAGGACACGATGGTGGAGCTCACGACCGTCGCGGCGATCCGCGAGTTCGTGGCTCGTTAG